DNA from Candidatus Glassbacteria bacterium:
CAGTCCGGGTATCGGCAAACAGATCGGTCTGGGAGTAAGGTATAAAGTGCAAATCAACTATCGCGGAATTCACCGTTTGCTCTTCGCCGCTCCGGTTATATCGCTGTTGGCTTTGGTTGCGGCTCCTTCGCTTGCGGAGTCCGGGCGGATGGTTGACGTGCGGCTGGTCAGCGATGCCGGGCGGATCGGGCCGGGACGGAAATTCAGGCTCGGGCTGCTGTTCGCTATCAGTGAGGGCAGCCATATTTACTGGCGCAACCCCGGTGACGCCGGCCTTCCCCCGCAGGTGAACTGGGAGCTGCCGGATGGGTTCGTGGCGGGTCCGCTGTTCTGGCCCGTGCCGGAACGTCTGGAAGAGCCGGGCGGGCTGAGTGTCAACGCCTACACGGACAGTGTGTTGCTGTTCAGTTGGGTCCAGGCCCCCGCCATGCTTGATGACGGAGAAGTGGAACTGAGGGTGAAAGCAGACTGGCTGGCCTGCCGCAAAATCTGCGTGCAGGAGGCCGACAGCGCCGTAGTCACCATGGCGGTGGCCGAACCCGCTGAAGCGAGTGCGGATGCAGGGCTGTTCGAGCAGTTTGCCTCGCTGGTGCCGCGCCCTGCCGGCCAGGACCCCCGCCTGAGCGGCCACGCCCGCTGGATCGAGTCCAACGCCGATCCGGGAGTGCGGACCGGAGTGCTGGTACTGGAAACGGCCGACCCGGGCCTTCGCTTGCTGAACGACGAGGGCGCGGTGCTGTTTTTCGGCGAGCCGACTGGCGATCTGGACTGCGAAAGCTTTCAGCTGGACAGCCGCCACAGTTCTCCCGTAAAACTGGTGCTGCACGTGCGGGTGCGCAGGCTGGAGGGCCACCGGTGGCCAAACAGCTGGGGCGGTGTATTGAGCGCGCGCGCGATAAACGAAAGCATGGACACTGTGAGTGTCGCACTGAGTTACAGTTTTTCACATTCGGACGTTAACCCTTAATTTGCCGGGAGGCGATAAAATGAAGAAGCTGATTGGCTCTCTGACAATGGCCGTGGCGCTGGCCGTGATGGTGTTCTCCGTATCCGCGGTTGCGCAGGGTTCGGGCAGCAAGATGAAGGATTCGATGGGCATGGCTCCCTCTTTCTCCGCTCTCGACCATAACGGCAAGCAGCATTCCCTCGAAGATTACCGGGGCAAGGTTGTTGTCCTGGAGTGGCTCAATCCGGGTTGCCCGTTTGTCCAGCGTCACTACAGGGAAGGTACGTTCAAGGGTCTGGCCGAGCAGTACGGAGAGCGCGGAGTAGTCTGGCTGGCGGTCAACAGCACCAGCGGCAACGACGCCGAAGTCAGTAGAAAATGGGCGCAGCAGCACGACCTCCCGTACCCCATCCTGGTGGACAAGTCCAGTCAGGTCGCCAAGCTCTACGACGCCAAGACCACGCCGCACATGTTCGTGGTGGGCCGCAGCGGCGAGCTGGTTTACCAGGGCGCTGTCGATGACGATCCGAACGGAACCAAGGAGAGCCGCACGCACTATGCCAGGCTGGCGATCGAGGCGGCCCTGGTCGGTTCGGCCCCGGATATGCGCGAGACCAAGCCTTACGGCTGCGCCGTCAAGTACGCTTCCAACTGAAGTGAGTCAGTATCAGGGGATGATGCAGGGAGCCGCCCGGTCAGGGACGGTTGTATCGGCTTATGCAGGGCGGCTGTGTCGGTTGTACAATTCAGCTGGTGATGAGGAGGAGTTGATGGCCAAGCTTTCAATCGGCGACAGGGCGGTTGATTTCAATCTGCCCGGTAGCGACGGTAAGAACTATTCGCTGGATTCGTTCAGGGACGGTAAAGCGCTGGCGGTTATTTTTTCCTGCGTGCACTGCCCCTACGTGCTGGCCTGGGAAGACCGGATGATCGAGTTGCAGAACGAATTCGCGGACAAGGGCGCGAAATTCGTGCTGATCTGCGCCAACGATGCGGTCAACTACCCGCAGGACAGTTTCGATAACATGAAGATTCATGCCGAGGAGAAAAACTATCCGTTCCCGTTCGTCCACGACGAGAGCCAGGAAGTCAGCCGCGCCTACGGAGCCGAGCGCACCCCGGAGGTGTTCCTGTTCGACAGCGAGCGTAAGCTGGTGTTCCACGGCGCGGTGGACGACAACTACGAGGACCCCGGCGCGGTTACCGAAACCTGGCTCCGCGATGCGCTGGAGGCGGTGACTTCCGGCAATACCCCGGCCAAGCAGAGCGTGCCGGCCCGCGGCTGCACGATCAAGTGGAAGTGATTTCTTTACCGTGTAAAACCAGAGTTAGCGAAAGCCCCGCCATCACTGGCGGGGCTTTTTATTGCCGTTTGTAATCTCGAGTGCGGATTCGTATATTTAACGCACGCGATTGTTAAGTTCAAGCAACCGAAAACTGTAAAGTGCATGGAGGCATAGACATGCGGTTCCATATCAGCAAAAAAGTAAATTGCGGTTTCGAGCAGGCGCGGGAGAAAGCGACGGCGGCGCTGCAAACCGAGGGCTTCGGCGTGCTGACCGAGATCGATGTCAAGGCCACCCTCAAAAAGAAGCTGGACACCGAGTTCAGACCGTACGTGATCCTCGGCGCATGCAACCCCGGTTTCGCCCGCAATGCCCTGCTGGCCGAGGACAAGGTGGGAGTGCTGCTGCCCTGCAACGTGGTGGTTCAGCAGCACGATGACGGCAGCGTGGAGGTCAGCGCGATGGCCCCGAAAGCGATGATGCAGGCAATCGGCAACCCCGAGTTGGATGAGCTGGCCGAAAAGGTGCAGGCGGCGATGGAACGGGTGATTGGTAGTCTGTAGATGACAGAAAAAACTTTTTAAGCTGATTCCGGCCCTGGATGGTATCAGGCAAAACGTGATGGCCAAAACGCCGCCGGCGCGGGCTTTCCCTTGCCCGAGAGATCCCCGGCCGCGATCCGGCCCACCACCGGGCTGGTGGTCACGCCGTGGCCGCCCAGGCCGGCGACCCAGTAAAACCCTTTCAGCACGGGGTCGTGGCCCAGCAGGAACACCCTGTCCGGGGCGAATGTCCGCAGCCCGGCCCAGGTGCGCGCTATCGGAACCTCGAGCAGCCCGGGAAAAGCGACCGCCAGCTTCCGGGCCAGCAGGTCCTGGACACTCTCGTCCACCACGGGCGTGGCCGGAGCAGCCGGCGATTCGTCGCAGGCGCTTAGCAGCAGGCCTCCGCTCTCGGGCCGGAAATAGACGTCGCGCTCCACGTCCCAGACGAACGGCCAGTGCTGGTCCGCCCAGTCCAGCGGCCCGGTGTAGTACAGGTGACGGCGCAGGGGGGTGAGTTCCACGCTCACCGCCCCGGCCAGCCGGCCGATCATTCCGGCCCACGGTCCGGCGGCGTTGACCAGCCGACCGGTCCTGATATATCCCCGGCTGGTTTCCACGCCGGTCACTCCGCCGCTGCCTGAGACTATCTTCCTGACTTCGCAGGAAGTCATCAGCCGCGCACCCCGTGCACTGGCCGCGGTCCGGTAACCCTGGAGCAGCCCGTCGGTGTCGGTCACCCCGTCGCCCGGACAGAACACTCCGCCCTCGATTTTACCGCCTGCGGTGCACGGCACCTCCCCGGCAATCCGTTCGATCCCGCAGAGTTCGAGCCGCACACCGGCCTCGACCGCACCGCCCGCGTCACGACGGAGCGCATCCCAGCCGTCGGGGCCCGCGGTCAGGAAGCTGCCGTCCGGGCTGAACGGCGGCGGTTTTTCCCAGCCGGGAGCGTCACCCGCGAAAAACCTTGCGCCGGCGAAAGTCAGGGGCAGGAGCTCTGCGGATGGCACAACCTGGCGGATCATCGCCGCGTTGCGCCCCGAAGAGTGCATGCCGGGGAAGTTCTCTTTCTCCAGCACGACCACATCGGTCTCGCCCAGCAGGGTCAGGCCCCACGCGGTCGACATGCCGGCCAGGCCCGCGCCGATAATGACATAGTCCGCCGATTCCGGCAGTGTTTGCTTGTCGATGGTCAACAGCCCCGCTGCGTTGCGTTAATGACAACGGTCCCGGCAGTTTTACCGGACCGGTGGCGAGCCTGTAAATTAACAGCGAGGGGTGATTATATCAACTGGCGGACCCGGCAGAGTCTGCTGACTTGACAACGCAGCCGCAGGTCAGGTAGCTTAGCTGAAGAGTGTTATTGCAGTACGCATTAATACAAGCGAATAGCAACGGAGATTACAGTGGATATCGGGACGCTGTCGCGGAAATTCTCTGAAGCCGGCGCGAAATTCGGCGATCTGCGGATCGGGATTATCGGCGATTTCGCGGTGGACGCTTACTGGATGCTGGACGACGGCGCCGGGGAACTGTCTGTCGAAACCGGCCGGCGGGCCTACGCCGTGGCAAGGCAGCGCTACAGCCTGGGCGGGGCCGGTAACGTGATGTCCAACCTGGCCGCCCTGGGAGTGGGACGGCTGGAGGCGATCGGCGTGCGTGGCGATGACCTGTTCGGGGGAGTGCTGGTCTCCCTGCTCGCCGATATCGGGGTGGATACCGGCGGGCTGATCGTGCAGCGCGAGGGTTGGGACACCCATGTCTGGGCCAAGCCCCATGTCGAGGGCGAGGAGCTGCGCAGGCTGGATTTCGGCTTTTTCAACCGCGTCTCCGGCGAAACCAGGGACAACCTGCTCGACTGCCTGGCCGGCCGATTGAGCCGGCTCGATGCGCTGATTGTCAACCAGCAGCTTCCGCTCCCGCTGCTGAAAAATGAAATGATCGGGCGGATCAACGAGCTTGCCTCCCGTTTCAAGGATAAGCTGTTCGTTGTCGA
Protein-coding regions in this window:
- a CDS encoding DUF302 domain-containing protein, producing MRFHISKKVNCGFEQAREKATAALQTEGFGVLTEIDVKATLKKKLDTEFRPYVILGACNPGFARNALLAEDKVGVLLPCNVVVQQHDDGSVEVSAMAPKAMMQAIGNPELDELAEKVQAAMERVIGSL
- a CDS encoding thioredoxin family protein; the encoded protein is MKKLIGSLTMAVALAVMVFSVSAVAQGSGSKMKDSMGMAPSFSALDHNGKQHSLEDYRGKVVVLEWLNPGCPFVQRHYREGTFKGLAEQYGERGVVWLAVNSTSGNDAEVSRKWAQQHDLPYPILVDKSSQVAKLYDAKTTPHMFVVGRSGELVYQGAVDDDPNGTKESRTHYARLAIEAALVGSAPDMRETKPYGCAVKYASN
- a CDS encoding thioredoxin family protein → MAKLSIGDRAVDFNLPGSDGKNYSLDSFRDGKALAVIFSCVHCPYVLAWEDRMIELQNEFADKGAKFVLICANDAVNYPQDSFDNMKIHAEEKNYPFPFVHDESQEVSRAYGAERTPEVFLFDSERKLVFHGAVDDNYEDPGAVTETWLRDALEAVTSGNTPAKQSVPARGCTIKWK
- a CDS encoding FAD-binding oxidoreductase, which encodes MTIDKQTLPESADYVIIGAGLAGMSTAWGLTLLGETDVVVLEKENFPGMHSSGRNAAMIRQVVPSAELLPLTFAGARFFAGDAPGWEKPPPFSPDGSFLTAGPDGWDALRRDAGGAVEAGVRLELCGIERIAGEVPCTAGGKIEGGVFCPGDGVTDTDGLLQGYRTAASARGARLMTSCEVRKIVSGSGGVTGVETSRGYIRTGRLVNAAGPWAGMIGRLAGAVSVELTPLRRHLYYTGPLDWADQHWPFVWDVERDVYFRPESGGLLLSACDESPAAPATPVVDESVQDLLARKLAVAFPGLLEVPIARTWAGLRTFAPDRVFLLGHDPVLKGFYWVAGLGGHGVTTSPVVGRIAAGDLSGKGKPAPAAFWPSRFA